In Vibrio echinoideorum, the following proteins share a genomic window:
- a CDS encoding efflux RND transporter periplasmic adaptor subunit → MKFKKPLSVLVGCAAIFIALVVVDELEPKAAQPVKKEAVLAPVMVLEVTPSEHKSMLTILGLTAARWPVQLKASSSAQLKWLDESIEPGHLVKKGDVLARLDTSAVDANLAQALSSLKQAELELKQAKHEQTVALKMLNPKTSSSFARREPQLLAAKANLKQAKQAYLSAQKLLEESVITAPFDAVIMKRNISPREWIEAGQVTFELVASDSIDIELPISEMHWQQVQAALTEPSITVVSRSGSQWPAKVRYVSPQVDSLTRQRQVVLSVEAPYQSKPRLFPNQQVQAVVNLGSKDNVVSVPLSAMTRDGYVWTLDNNDRLRKESVSLIGQGNQVLDIRFNQQSEQVRRVVQYPLSSMLIGKQVEPNFYQDDSSESMITSQSDDERIEEENQ, encoded by the coding sequence ATGAAATTTAAAAAGCCACTGTCTGTATTAGTCGGTTGTGCAGCCATCTTTATCGCGTTGGTTGTCGTTGATGAATTGGAGCCTAAAGCTGCCCAGCCAGTTAAGAAAGAAGCGGTACTGGCTCCAGTTATGGTTTTAGAGGTGACACCATCAGAGCATAAATCGATGTTAACGATATTAGGCTTAACCGCTGCTCGTTGGCCTGTGCAGTTGAAAGCGTCCAGTAGCGCGCAATTGAAATGGTTAGATGAAAGTATCGAACCTGGACATTTGGTTAAAAAAGGCGATGTGTTGGCAAGGCTGGATACTAGCGCGGTTGATGCGAACTTGGCTCAGGCGTTGAGCTCATTAAAACAAGCAGAATTGGAATTGAAGCAAGCTAAGCATGAGCAAACGGTCGCGTTAAAAATGCTGAATCCGAAAACGAGTTCGTCTTTTGCTCGCAGAGAGCCTCAATTACTTGCAGCGAAAGCCAATCTGAAACAAGCGAAACAGGCTTACCTAAGTGCACAGAAGTTGTTGGAAGAATCAGTGATTACCGCGCCCTTTGATGCTGTGATCATGAAACGCAATATCAGCCCGAGAGAGTGGATAGAGGCGGGGCAAGTGACTTTTGAATTGGTTGCCAGTGATTCGATTGATATCGAGTTACCTATCTCTGAAATGCATTGGCAACAAGTCCAAGCCGCTCTGACAGAACCGAGTATTACAGTAGTGAGTCGTTCTGGGAGTCAGTGGCCTGCCAAAGTGCGCTATGTGTCTCCGCAAGTTGATTCGCTCACTCGCCAAAGACAAGTCGTACTTTCGGTTGAGGCGCCTTATCAAAGCAAGCCAAGACTGTTTCCAAATCAGCAGGTTCAGGCGGTGGTTAATCTTGGGTCGAAGGATAACGTGGTCAGCGTGCCTTTGAGTGCGATGACACGAGACGGATATGTGTGGACGTTAGACAACAATGATCGCCTACGTAAAGAGTCGGTATCCTTGATTGGGCAAGGTAATCAGGTGCTCGACATTCGGTTTAATCAGCAAAGTGAACAGGTTCGCAGAGTGGTGCAATATCCACTTTCTTCGATGTTAATTGGTAAGCAAGTCGAGCCTAACTTTTATCAAGATGATAGTTCAGAATCCATGATCACGAGCCAATCTGATGATGAACGGATTGAGGAGGAGAACCAATGA